One genomic region from Amblyraja radiata isolate CabotCenter1 chromosome 17, sAmbRad1.1.pri, whole genome shotgun sequence encodes:
- the chmp1a gene encoding charged multivesicular body protein 1a translates to MDDTLFQLRFTSKQLERLAKKAEKDSKSEQAKVKKALQQKNIEGAKIYAENAIRKKNEGLNWLRTASRIDAVASKVQTAVTMKGVTKSMARVTQGLEKALKSMDLQKISAVMDKFEQQVQNLDVHTSVMDDSMSSAMTLTTPQEQVDSLIFQIAEENGLEVMDQLNQLPAGAASLGESSVREHDKEDLLSRRLAALRN, encoded by the exons ATGGACG ATACTTTGTTTCAGTTACGG TTTACGTCAAAGCAACTGGAGCGATTGGCAAAAAAGGCTGAAAAGGACTCAAAATCTGAACAAGCAAAAGTGAAAAAG GCTCTtcaacaaaaaaacattgaagGAGCAAAGATCTATGCAGAAAATGCAATCAGAAAGAAGAATGAAGGTCTGAACTGGCTACGGACAGCTTCCCGAATTGATGCAGTGGCATCGAAAGTACAGACAGCAGTTACAATGAAAGGG gttACAAAGAGCATGGCACGTGTTACACAAGGACTGGAGAAGGCTCTGAAATCAATGGATTTACAAAAAATCTCTGCTGTGATGGACAAATTTGAACAACAAGTCCAAAATTTAGATGTACACACTTCA GTGATGGACGACTCTATGAGTTCCGCAATGACATTAACCACCCCTCAGGAACAGGTTGACAGCCTCATTTTCCAGATTGCTGAGGAGAACGGTTTGGAGGTCATGGATCAACTTAACCAACTTCCAGCAGGCGCAGCATCCCTTGGCGAGTCCTCGGTACGGGAACATGATAAGGAGGACCTTCTTTCCAGAAG atTGGCTGCTTTGAGGAATTGA